The proteins below are encoded in one region of Neoasaia chiangmaiensis:
- a CDS encoding LysR family transcriptional regulator, whose amino-acid sequence MLDSLKIQNRLKLRHLTLLIALDESHSLHKAAERMNLSQPSLSKMLQDVEHALETPLFDRTPHGVHPTASGVLAARYARLILNDLDRMQRDIDHMRNGVAGSVRLGAIVAGLPRIVSPAMAQVAVTAPHIAMSLHMDTSDALMVGLRSGRYDFVIGRTLGLDRNPGLTCLELGAEPLCVVVGRDHAPEDAGNLTLADLVTWNWVLQTAPSPMRRAVEAAFTMALLPAPLCPVEVSSMFATADLLRHAPLLSVMPCDVAEHYENSGIIKKLSVPMPDLLGHFFLITMDERPLTPAALHVRGAILAQVIGNPDRPFPICS is encoded by the coding sequence GTGCTTGATTCCCTTAAAATCCAGAATCGGCTGAAACTGCGCCATTTGACGCTGCTGATCGCGCTGGATGAATCGCACAGCCTGCACAAGGCGGCCGAGCGCATGAATCTTTCGCAGCCGTCGCTGTCGAAGATGTTGCAGGACGTGGAACATGCGCTGGAAACGCCGCTGTTCGATCGCACGCCGCATGGGGTTCATCCGACGGCGAGCGGCGTGCTGGCGGCACGTTATGCGCGCCTGATCCTGAACGACCTCGATCGGATGCAGCGCGATATCGATCACATGCGCAATGGCGTCGCGGGCAGCGTGCGGCTGGGGGCCATCGTGGCCGGGTTGCCGCGCATCGTGTCACCCGCCATGGCGCAGGTCGCGGTGACGGCACCGCATATCGCCATGTCGTTGCATATGGACACCAGCGACGCGCTGATGGTCGGGTTGCGTTCGGGGCGATATGATTTCGTCATCGGGCGAACGCTGGGGCTCGACCGTAATCCGGGTCTGACCTGCCTTGAACTGGGCGCGGAGCCGCTCTGCGTCGTCGTCGGTCGCGATCATGCGCCGGAGGATGCGGGCAATCTGACGCTTGCCGATCTGGTGACGTGGAACTGGGTGCTGCAAACGGCGCCCAGCCCGATGCGGCGCGCGGTGGAGGCGGCTTTCACCATGGCCTTGCTGCCGGCGCCGCTCTGTCCGGTCGAGGTGTCGTCGATGTTCGCGACAGCCGACCTGTTGCGACATGCGCCGTTGCTGTCGGTCATGCCGTGCGACGTTGCCGAGCATTATGAAAATTCCGGCATTATCAAAAAACTGTCCGTCCCCATGCCGGATCTGCTCGGGCATTTCTTCCTCATTACGATGGATGAACGCCCGCTGACACCGGCGGCATTGCATGTGCGCGGGGCAATTCTGGCGCAGGTGAT